A stretch of Saccharothrix texasensis DNA encodes these proteins:
- a CDS encoding ABC transporter ATP-binding protein produces MTDAVLEIRGLNVDYGLGDEAVHAIRDVDLTLHRGEVLGLAGESGSGKSTLAYGLTRLLPPPGVITSGEVRYHPDGGDPVDVLRMTHPELRRFRWAETAIVFQGAMNSLNPVHRISTQLTDVIKAHDPRGSSASRLARARELLHLVGISADRLDSYPHQLSGGMRQRVMIGMALALEPKVVIMDEPTTALDVVVQRQILRQLVELRERLGFSVVFITHDLSLLVEFSDRIAIMYGGRIVEEAASADLYRDPLHPYSHGLLNSFPALRGPKRELTGIPGSPPDLRAMPAGCAFHPRCPHAMERCGVEVPVLGVPPEKNHTTHEGPADRTVACWLHPVHDHGL; encoded by the coding sequence GTGACCGACGCGGTGCTGGAGATCCGCGGCCTGAACGTGGACTACGGGCTCGGCGACGAGGCCGTGCACGCCATCCGCGACGTGGACCTCACGCTGCACCGGGGCGAAGTCCTCGGCCTCGCGGGCGAGAGCGGCAGCGGCAAGTCCACCCTGGCCTACGGCCTCACCAGGCTCCTCCCGCCGCCGGGCGTGATCACCAGCGGCGAGGTGCGGTACCACCCCGACGGCGGCGACCCGGTGGACGTGCTCCGGATGACCCACCCGGAGCTGCGCAGGTTCCGGTGGGCGGAGACGGCGATCGTCTTCCAGGGCGCGATGAACTCGCTCAACCCGGTGCACCGGATCTCCACCCAGCTCACCGACGTGATCAAGGCGCACGACCCGCGCGGCAGCAGCGCGTCCCGGCTGGCCCGGGCGCGCGAGCTGCTGCACCTGGTCGGCATCTCCGCCGACCGGCTGGACAGCTACCCGCACCAGCTCTCCGGCGGCATGCGGCAGCGCGTGATGATCGGCATGGCGCTGGCGCTGGAGCCGAAGGTCGTCATCATGGACGAGCCGACCACCGCGCTGGACGTGGTGGTGCAGCGGCAGATCCTGCGCCAGCTCGTCGAGCTGCGCGAGCGCCTCGGGTTCTCGGTCGTCTTCATCACCCACGACCTGTCGCTGCTGGTCGAGTTCTCCGACCGGATCGCGATCATGTACGGCGGCCGGATCGTGGAGGAGGCGGCCTCGGCCGACCTCTACCGGGACCCGCTGCACCCCTACAGCCACGGCCTGCTCAACTCGTTCCCCGCCCTGCGCGGGCCGAAGCGCGAGCTGACCGGCATCCCCGGCTCACCGCCCGACCTGCGCGCCATGCCCGCGGGCTGCGCGTTCCACCCACGTTGTCCGCACGCAATGGAGCGTTGCGGTGTGGAGGTCCCGGTGCTGGGCGTTCCCCCCGAGAAGAACCACACGACCCACGAGGGGCCCGCCGACCGCACCGTGGCCTGCTGGCTGCACCCCGTTCACGACCACGGGCTGTGA